In Gossypium arboreum isolate Shixiya-1 chromosome 5, ASM2569848v2, whole genome shotgun sequence, a single genomic region encodes these proteins:
- the LOC108451465 gene encoding cytosolic sulfotransferase 15-like, with protein MESKKSSLGSSTPDISPSAAPSYAYALGLTQFQGFWIPSRHVPTSSIISFQKYFQALDEDIIVVSKPKAGTTWLKALVFTIVNRHSYTLSNTPLNSANPHQLIPFFDADLYKENPNPDLSKISSPRLFSTHLPYSMLADSIKRSNCRIVYITRNPFDIIVSLRHFFRFIDDWSVEDYLEMFCRGEEPYGPFWDHALGYWNMSVEKPSNVLFMRYEELKEDSVAQTKRLAEFLGFAFSMEEEKTGVVNQIVDFCSFNNLKDLEANKTGKIPRSIIPSNKLFFRSGKVGDYVNHLSPAAVERLSNILKEKLNGSNLTFN; from the coding sequence ATGGAGAGCAAGAAAAGTAGCCTGGGATCATCCACCCCAGATATCTCACCTTCTGCTGCACCATCTTATGCATATGCGCTAGGTTTAACCCAATTCCAAGGCTTTTGGATCCCTTCTCGACATGTTCCCACTTCATCCATAATCTCATTTCAGAAATATTTCCAAGCTCTTGATGAAGATATCATTGTTGTCTCTAAGCCCAAAGCTGGCACCACTTGGCTCAAAGCTTTGGTGTTTACAATTGTCAACCGCCATTCTTATACGCTCTCAAATACCCCTTTGAATTCTGCAAATCCTCATCAACTGATTCCATTTTTTGATGCTGACCTTTACAAGGAAAATCCTAATCCTGATCTTTCTAAAATTTCATCCCCAAGGTTGTTTTCTACCCATCTTCCGTATTCAATGCTAGCCGATTCCATCAAACGTTCAAATTGTCGGATTGTTTATATAACTCGTAATCCATTTGACATTATTGTCTCACTTAGGCACTTTTTTAGATTTATAGATGATTGGTCAGTGGAGGACTATCTTGAGATGTTTTGTAGAGGTGAAGAACCATATGGACCCTTTTGGGACCATGCTTTAGGGTACTGGAACATGAGCGTGGAGAAGCCATCAAATGTATTGTTTATGAGATATGAAGAGTTGAAGGAAGATTCAGTGGCTCAAACAAAGAGATTGGCTGAATTCTTAGGATTTGCCTTCTCCATGGAAGAAGAGAAAACAGGTGTGGTTAACCAAATTGTTGATTTTTGTAGTTTCAACAATTTGAAAGATTTGGAGGCCAACAAAACTGGGAAGATACCAAGATCTATAATACCTAGTAATAAGTTGTTTTTCAGAAGTGGGAAAGTAGGTGATTATGTTAATCATCTCTCCCCTGCTGCTGTAGAACGTTTAagtaatattttaaaagaaaaactaaatgGATCTAATTTAACTTTCAACTAA